The proteins below come from a single Nocardiopsis gilva YIM 90087 genomic window:
- a CDS encoding LuxR C-terminal-related transcriptional regulator, translating into MAPQTAPARQNLPLDSDSFIGRERDLSDLLRLLDADRVVTLCGVNGIGKTRLALRVAAHATGSFPDGVWLVELTQARGRDEVIARIAAAVGVAEEAGRDLEYTLRDALARRRLLLVLDGCGPVLELLADVCHRILADCPTVSMLITAEEPVRLESEAIWRVPPLSPPPREKERDPTSSEAVRLFVDRARAASPSFTADADDLRIIADICGVLDSIPYCVELVASWVRRIPLPEIAQQLRERVQELYSRHSGAADRARLMIAVIRWSYERLGLRERILLRRLSVFADWDLELAERVCPDGPLPEAEILDLLSSLASRALITLDGEAQGRVRYRLPSAVRRFMAHRLIEAGEEEAFRLRHREQMILIAEELHRTAVLGRAMPWAQRYASWTRVITEYDNLREALHWSRERGDAEEGLRLCVGLCPFWVTGSHFIEGGVWNDRFLEMGGVAEALRGRAMVRRAELARAEGDHRYASEIGEAGLVRCRVSRDTESLIMGQNLLAMVDVREHAYDRAGERLSEVLELSRKTGDLWNEAVALGTQGMLATQCGDFARADVHYSTAMMVLRGMDHRWGVGSMLIGQGIAAEARGDLAGADRCYRESLDIQRDFGSAAELSRCLAGVGRIAHALGATTQAFDYLSESLLQSHSAGLRRGVAAALASIARVAASEGMVDGACRLGGAAAAIRGETGPATATRSWPLKGTAYDGDPASLSAWWDEGFAMDVDEAAALALHITEAGRVPRPRPGRMNHAKAPEETLTRREYEIARLVGEGKSNRAIAEELFITPATVARHVANINRKTGFTSRKQIAAWINAPTVSQ; encoded by the coding sequence ATGGCACCTCAGACCGCGCCAGCGCGGCAGAACCTCCCACTGGACTCCGACAGTTTCATCGGCCGAGAGCGCGATCTCAGCGATCTACTCCGGCTGCTCGACGCGGATCGTGTGGTCACGCTGTGCGGCGTGAACGGTATCGGCAAGACCCGGCTGGCACTGCGCGTCGCCGCCCACGCCACCGGGTCCTTTCCCGATGGCGTCTGGCTGGTCGAACTCACCCAGGCGCGGGGCCGCGACGAGGTCATCGCGCGCATCGCCGCCGCCGTCGGTGTCGCCGAGGAGGCCGGGCGCGACCTGGAGTACACGCTGCGCGATGCCCTGGCCCGGCGTCGGCTCCTGCTCGTCCTGGACGGCTGCGGCCCCGTTCTCGAACTGCTCGCCGATGTCTGCCACCGGATCCTCGCGGACTGCCCCACCGTGTCGATGCTGATCACCGCCGAGGAGCCGGTCCGGCTGGAGAGCGAGGCCATCTGGCGGGTCCCGCCGCTGTCCCCGCCGCCCCGTGAGAAGGAGCGCGACCCGACCTCGTCGGAGGCCGTCCGGCTCTTCGTCGACCGCGCGAGAGCGGCGTCCCCCAGCTTCACCGCCGACGCCGACGACCTGCGGATCATCGCCGACATCTGCGGTGTGCTCGACAGCATCCCCTACTGCGTGGAACTCGTGGCCTCGTGGGTGCGCAGAATTCCGCTGCCCGAGATCGCCCAGCAGCTCCGTGAGCGCGTCCAGGAGCTGTACTCCCGGCACTCCGGCGCCGCCGACCGCGCCCGGCTGATGATCGCGGTCATCCGGTGGAGCTATGAGCGGCTCGGCCTGCGCGAGAGAATCCTGCTGCGGCGCCTGTCGGTGTTTGCCGACTGGGATCTGGAGCTGGCCGAGCGGGTCTGCCCGGACGGCCCGCTGCCCGAGGCCGAGATCCTCGACCTGCTGTCGTCTCTGGCCAGCCGCGCGCTGATCACCCTCGACGGCGAGGCGCAGGGCCGGGTCCGCTACCGTCTGCCCAGCGCCGTCCGCCGCTTCATGGCCCACCGGCTGATCGAGGCGGGCGAGGAGGAGGCGTTCCGGCTCCGCCATCGCGAGCAGATGATCCTCATCGCCGAGGAGCTCCACCGCACGGCCGTTCTCGGCCGTGCGATGCCCTGGGCGCAGCGCTACGCCTCCTGGACACGGGTCATCACCGAGTACGACAACCTGCGCGAGGCCCTGCACTGGTCGAGGGAGCGCGGGGACGCCGAGGAGGGGCTGCGGCTGTGCGTCGGGCTGTGCCCGTTCTGGGTCACCGGATCCCACTTCATCGAGGGCGGCGTCTGGAACGACCGCTTCCTGGAGATGGGCGGGGTCGCCGAGGCGCTGCGCGGCCGGGCCATGGTCCGCCGCGCCGAGCTCGCCCGGGCCGAGGGGGACCATCGCTACGCGTCGGAGATCGGCGAGGCGGGCCTGGTGCGCTGCCGTGTGTCCAGGGACACCGAGTCGCTCATCATGGGGCAGAACCTGCTCGCCATGGTCGACGTCCGGGAGCACGCCTACGACCGGGCGGGTGAGCGGCTCTCCGAGGTCCTGGAGCTGTCGCGTAAGACCGGCGACCTGTGGAACGAGGCCGTCGCCCTGGGCACCCAGGGCATGCTCGCCACCCAGTGCGGCGACTTCGCCCGCGCCGACGTGCACTACAGCACCGCGATGATGGTCCTGCGGGGCATGGACCACCGCTGGGGAGTCGGGTCCATGCTCATCGGCCAGGGCATCGCCGCCGAGGCACGCGGCGACCTGGCCGGGGCCGACCGCTGCTACCGGGAGTCGCTGGACATCCAGCGCGATTTCGGCTCCGCCGCCGAGCTGTCCCGCTGTCTGGCGGGTGTGGGGCGCATCGCGCACGCCCTCGGCGCCACCACCCAGGCCTTCGACTACCTCTCCGAGAGCCTGCTGCAGAGCCACAGCGCCGGGCTGCGCCGCGGTGTCGCCGCCGCGCTCGCCTCCATCGCCCGCGTCGCCGCCAGCGAGGGCATGGTGGACGGCGCCTGCCGACTGGGCGGGGCGGCCGCCGCCATCCGCGGCGAGACCGGTCCGGCCACCGCCACGCGGTCGTGGCCGCTGAAGGGGACGGCCTACGACGGCGACCCCGCGTCCCTCTCCGCCTGGTGGGACGAGGGGTTCGCGATGGACGTCGACGAAGCGGCCGCCCTGGCGCTGCACATCACCGAGGCGGGCCGAGTTCCCCGACCGCGTCCCGGCCGGATGAACCACGCCAAGGCGCCGGAGGAGACCCTGACCCGTCGGGAGTACGAAATCGCCCGGCTCGTCGGCGAGGGCAAGAGCAATCGCGCGATCGCCGAGGAACTGTTCATCACCCCCGCCACGGTGGCGCGGCATGTCGCCAATATCAACCGCAAGACGGGGTTCACGTCCCGAAAGCAGATCGCCGCATGGATCAACGCCCCTACGGTTTCCCAATAA
- a CDS encoding glycerol-3-phosphate dehydrogenase/oxidase, with the protein MRTITSPQLTHPTREQARTELTRGTFDLLVIGGGILGTSVAWMATQAGLRVAMVDAGDFAGATSSASSKLVHGGLRYLQTGNVKLVAENHRERRALSSAVAPHLVNPMPFLVPVYKGGPHGAAKMGAGVFLYSALSAFGDGVGHIKSPANAQRLVPGLTTRNLKAVAAYGDHQMNDSRVAIMTVRAAVDAGAVVLNHARVEGLRTTNGMVTGAELRDGVDGTEFGINARLVLNATGPWVDHLRRMEDSAADPSIRLSKGAHLVVKADRPWHAALTIPVDKYRVSFAIPWEGQLLLGTTDEEYVGDPADVGVVQSDIDQILGEAGTAIDSAQLDPSKINYAFAGLRVLPGGPGDTSSAKRETVVTRGRGGMLSVAGGKWTTYRHIGQMVIDRLKKVGSVPLAEEMSPTLKTVPLPGLGRPEGIAHRLMVDQEPPVRMDPLVARHLATHYGSVSMDIAELVRRDPSLGERIHPDGPDIWAQVVFARDHEWAVSPEDVLRRRTTVMIRGLDDEDVRKRTEALLTEGAE; encoded by the coding sequence ATGCGCACGATCACCTCGCCCCAGCTCACCCACCCGACACGGGAACAGGCCCGCACCGAGCTCACCCGCGGCACCTTCGACCTGCTCGTCATCGGTGGCGGCATCCTCGGGACGTCCGTCGCCTGGATGGCCACCCAGGCCGGGCTGCGTGTCGCCATGGTCGACGCCGGTGACTTCGCGGGCGCCACCTCCAGCGCCTCCTCGAAACTGGTCCACGGCGGCCTGCGCTACCTGCAGACCGGCAACGTCAAGCTCGTCGCGGAGAACCACCGCGAGCGCCGCGCCCTGTCCAGCGCGGTCGCACCGCACCTGGTCAACCCGATGCCGTTCCTCGTTCCGGTGTACAAGGGCGGCCCGCACGGCGCCGCCAAGATGGGCGCGGGCGTGTTCCTCTACTCGGCGCTGTCCGCCTTCGGCGACGGCGTCGGCCACATCAAGTCGCCCGCGAACGCCCAGCGCCTCGTCCCCGGGCTCACCACCCGCAACCTCAAGGCCGTGGCCGCCTACGGCGACCACCAGATGAACGACAGCCGCGTGGCGATCATGACCGTGCGCGCCGCCGTCGACGCCGGTGCCGTCGTCCTCAACCACGCGCGCGTGGAGGGCCTGCGCACCACGAACGGCATGGTCACCGGAGCCGAGCTGCGCGACGGCGTGGACGGCACCGAGTTCGGGATCAACGCCCGGCTGGTGCTCAACGCGACCGGCCCGTGGGTCGACCACCTGCGCCGTATGGAGGACTCCGCCGCCGACCCGAGCATCCGGCTGTCCAAGGGCGCGCACCTGGTCGTCAAGGCCGACCGCCCGTGGCACGCCGCGCTGACCATTCCGGTGGACAAGTACCGCGTCTCCTTCGCCATCCCGTGGGAGGGCCAGCTGCTGCTGGGCACCACCGACGAGGAGTACGTTGGCGACCCGGCCGACGTCGGCGTCGTGCAGAGCGACATCGACCAGATCCTGGGCGAGGCCGGCACCGCGATCGACTCCGCCCAGCTGGACCCGTCCAAGATCAACTACGCCTTCGCCGGTCTGCGCGTCCTGCCCGGCGGCCCGGGCGACACCAGCTCCGCCAAGCGCGAGACCGTGGTGACGCGGGGCCGCGGCGGCATGCTGTCGGTCGCCGGCGGCAAGTGGACGACCTACCGCCACATCGGCCAGATGGTGATCGACCGGCTGAAGAAGGTCGGCTCGGTGCCGCTGGCCGAGGAGATGAGCCCGACCCTCAAGACCGTCCCGCTGCCGGGCCTCGGCCGCCCGGAGGGCATCGCCCACCGCCTGATGGTCGACCAGGAGCCGCCGGTGCGGATGGACCCGCTCGTCGCCCGGCACCTCGCCACCCACTACGGCAGCGTGTCCATGGACATCGCCGAGCTGGTGCGCCGCGACCCGTCGCTCGGCGAGCGCATCCACCCCGACGGCCCGGACATCTGGGCGCAGGTCGTCTTCGCCCGCGACCACGAGTGGGCGGTCAGCCCGGAGGACGTGCTGCGCCGCCGCACCACGGTCATGATCCGCGGACTCGACGATGAGGACGTGCGCAAGCGCACCGAGGCCCTCCTGACGGAGGGCGCCGAGTAA
- the hisS gene encoding histidine--tRNA ligase, translating into MSDQRVLRPTPISGFPEWLPEIRSVEQRWLDHIRAGFERYGFASVETPSVENLDVLMAKGETSQEVYTLQRLQADAADDTDARLGLHFDLTVPFARYVAQYFNELVFPFKRYQIQRVWRGERPQEGRYREFTQCDIDVINVDNVPLHFDAELPRIVHEILSGLDIPAWTININNRKVLQGFYEGLGIDDPLAVIRAVDKLHKIGDEGVRAILADTAEGRLGLAEEQISACLELARIKGADTSVIDQVKKLGVTSELLSEGLDELGFVLDSLSDLPRGSVVADLSIARGLDYYTGTVYEASFDDDPGYGSICAGGRYEDLAGQFIKRKLPGVGISIGLTRIFAKLVAEGRITAGRTCPTDVMVVVPSAERRDEALRTAALLRGRGFNTEVFHQAAKLGKQIQYASKKGVPFVWFPPFEEGGKHEVKDLGTGEQTEADPTTWTPRPASA; encoded by the coding sequence ATGTCCGATCAGCGCGTCCTTCGACCCACGCCCATCAGCGGCTTCCCCGAGTGGTTGCCCGAGATCCGGTCCGTGGAGCAGCGCTGGCTGGACCATATCCGTGCCGGGTTCGAGCGCTACGGCTTCGCCTCGGTCGAGACCCCCTCGGTCGAGAACCTCGACGTGCTGATGGCCAAGGGCGAGACCTCCCAGGAGGTCTACACGCTGCAGCGGCTGCAGGCAGACGCAGCGGACGACACCGACGCCCGCCTGGGCCTGCACTTCGACCTCACGGTGCCCTTCGCGCGCTACGTCGCCCAGTACTTCAACGAGCTGGTCTTCCCCTTCAAGCGCTACCAGATACAGCGCGTGTGGCGCGGCGAGCGCCCCCAGGAGGGCCGCTACCGCGAGTTCACCCAGTGCGACATCGACGTCATCAACGTCGACAACGTGCCGCTGCACTTCGACGCCGAGCTGCCGCGCATCGTCCACGAGATCCTGTCGGGCCTGGACATCCCCGCCTGGACGATCAACATCAACAACCGCAAGGTGCTCCAGGGCTTCTACGAGGGCCTGGGCATCGACGACCCGCTCGCCGTCATCCGCGCCGTCGACAAGCTGCACAAGATCGGCGACGAGGGCGTCCGCGCGATCCTGGCCGACACCGCCGAGGGGCGACTGGGGCTGGCGGAGGAGCAGATCTCCGCGTGCCTGGAGCTCGCCCGCATCAAGGGTGCCGACACCTCGGTCATCGACCAGGTGAAGAAGCTCGGCGTCACCTCCGAGCTGCTCTCCGAGGGACTCGACGAACTCGGCTTCGTCCTGGACTCGCTGTCGGACCTGCCGCGCGGCAGCGTCGTGGCCGACCTGTCCATCGCCCGCGGCCTCGACTACTACACCGGCACGGTGTACGAGGCCTCGTTCGACGACGACCCGGGCTACGGGAGCATCTGCGCGGGGGGCCGGTACGAGGACCTGGCCGGCCAGTTCATCAAGCGCAAGCTGCCCGGGGTGGGCATCTCCATCGGCCTGACCCGGATCTTCGCCAAGCTCGTCGCCGAGGGGCGCATCACGGCTGGCCGCACCTGCCCGACCGACGTCATGGTGGTCGTGCCCAGCGCCGAGCGCCGTGACGAGGCCCTGCGTACCGCGGCCCTGCTGCGCGGGCGCGGGTTCAACACCGAGGTCTTCCACCAGGCCGCCAAGCTCGGCAAGCAGATCCAGTACGCGTCCAAGAAGGGCGTGCCCTTCGTCTGGTTCCCGCCGTTCGAGGAGGGCGGGAAGCACGAGGTGAAGGACCTCGGAACGGGCGAGCAGACCGAGGCCGACCCCACGACCTGGACGCCGAGACCGGCCTCCGCCTGA
- a CDS encoding GTP-binding protein: MNESPKLSTKIIIAGGFGVGKTTLVGAVSEIPPVRTEAAVTAASAGIDDLSKTPEKSSTTVAMDFGRISLDTDLTLFLFGTPGQQRFWFMWDDLVRGALGAVILVDTRRLEDSFQALDYFEKQYRLPFMIAVNAFEDDPGYTPDDLRDALDLAPDVPVMWCDARDRQSALNVLVALVKHAMDMEARQREQLVH, encoded by the coding sequence GTGAACGAGTCGCCGAAACTCTCCACCAAGATCATCATTGCCGGCGGTTTCGGTGTCGGCAAGACCACCCTGGTCGGGGCGGTCTCGGAAATCCCGCCGGTCCGCACGGAGGCCGCGGTCACCGCGGCGAGCGCGGGCATCGACGACCTTTCCAAGACCCCGGAGAAGTCCAGTACCACCGTCGCGATGGACTTCGGCCGGATCTCGCTCGACACCGACCTGACCCTGTTTCTTTTCGGTACACCCGGCCAGCAGCGGTTCTGGTTCATGTGGGACGACCTGGTGCGCGGAGCACTCGGCGCGGTCATCCTCGTCGACACCCGCCGACTGGAGGACTCCTTCCAGGCCCTGGACTATTTCGAGAAGCAGTACAGACTGCCGTTCATGATCGCGGTGAACGCCTTCGAGGACGATCCGGGGTATACGCCCGACGACCTGCGCGACGCCTTGGACCTCGCCCCGGATGTGCCGGTGATGTGGTGCGACGCGCGCGACCGGCAGTCGGCGCTCAACGTCCTGGTCGCCCTGGTCAAGCACGCCATGGACATGGAGGCGCGGCAGCGGGAGCAGCTCGTCCACTGA
- a CDS encoding styrene monooxygenase/indole monooxygenase family protein, with translation MRRILVCGAGQSGLQLALGLQEAGYDVTVVSARTPDEIRWGYVTSTQCMFDGALAIEREQRLNLWDGAAPRIGGLGVSVGGVGGNGRSVDWLGRLDGPAQSVDQRVKMARWLEEFQRRGGTVVVHGATVSDLEGYARLYDLVIVATGKGELVELFDRDDRRSRHAAPQRSLSVVYVHGMEPRPEHPHVPAVRCNLIPGVGELFVMPALTHSGPCDILFFEGIPGGPLDVFGDIRTPQEHLWRTLELMRLFTPWEYERCRGVELTDARAVLTGGYTPVVRHPVGRLPSGRTVLGMADAVVANDPITGQGSNSASRCAALYQRAIRAHEDRPFDEAFMTATFERYWAYARHVTAWTDAMLASPAPHMLRLIEAAERHQGIADRFANGFDDPADLESWFLDPVGAARYLAYITMDED, from the coding sequence ATGCGCAGGATCCTGGTGTGCGGCGCGGGCCAGTCCGGTCTGCAGCTGGCGCTGGGCTTGCAGGAGGCGGGGTACGACGTCACGGTCGTATCCGCGCGGACACCGGACGAGATCCGATGGGGTTACGTCACCTCCACCCAGTGCATGTTCGACGGCGCCTTGGCTATCGAGCGCGAGCAGCGGCTCAACCTGTGGGACGGGGCCGCCCCGCGGATCGGGGGACTCGGGGTCTCGGTGGGGGGCGTGGGCGGCAATGGGCGCTCCGTCGACTGGCTCGGACGGCTGGACGGCCCGGCGCAGTCGGTGGACCAGCGCGTGAAGATGGCGCGGTGGCTGGAGGAGTTCCAGCGCCGCGGCGGCACGGTGGTGGTGCACGGCGCCACCGTCTCCGATCTGGAGGGCTACGCGCGCCTGTACGACCTCGTGATCGTCGCCACGGGCAAGGGCGAGCTGGTCGAGCTGTTCGACCGCGACGACCGCCGGTCCCGACACGCCGCGCCGCAGCGATCACTGTCGGTGGTCTACGTGCACGGCATGGAACCCCGGCCGGAGCATCCCCATGTGCCGGCGGTGCGCTGCAACCTCATCCCCGGCGTGGGCGAGCTGTTCGTGATGCCGGCCCTGACCCACAGCGGACCGTGCGACATCCTGTTCTTCGAGGGCATCCCCGGTGGCCCGCTCGACGTCTTCGGTGACATCCGCACGCCGCAGGAGCACCTGTGGCGGACCCTGGAGCTGATGCGGCTGTTCACCCCGTGGGAGTACGAGCGGTGCCGCGGCGTGGAACTCACGGACGCCCGGGCGGTGCTCACCGGCGGGTACACCCCGGTGGTGCGGCACCCCGTGGGCCGGTTGCCGAGCGGGCGGACCGTGCTGGGAATGGCCGACGCCGTCGTGGCGAACGACCCGATCACCGGGCAGGGGTCCAACTCCGCGAGCAGGTGCGCGGCCCTTTACCAGCGGGCGATCCGCGCGCACGAGGACCGACCCTTCGATGAGGCGTTCATGACCGCGACCTTCGAGCGGTACTGGGCCTACGCCCGGCACGTGACGGCGTGGACCGACGCCATGCTGGCCTCTCCGGCCCCGCACATGCTGCGGCTGATCGAGGCCGCCGAGCGGCACCAGGGGATCGCCGACCGCTTCGCCAACGGCTTCGACGACCCCGCCGACCTGGAGTCGTGGTTCCTCGACCCGGTCGGCGCGGCACGCTACCTCGCCTACATCACCATGGACGAGGACTGA
- a CDS encoding AMP-binding protein encodes MTGRSGLEWPYPADDGTGPVGSLTGGLADRLRRRGGRATVTSAQDGRPVDTLSFAVTVERAAAGLSRRGMCPGDVVGVLAPVSPERHTAVYTVMAVGGIALPLELTSDLETLIEVLTRTDVRLLLVSVPFAGIALELADRSRVRQIIAFGDAPDTTPFGELLLPSPDGSGYDPTRGLFDNGILAYQGAADNVLTTLHSHTDLLGTFRRLSADLALTPEDTVAADPHMPEPVRSALVAVALWNGASVVTTTSETEADMREDLKAFDVTVHGSPVPARV; translated from the coding sequence TTGACCGGACGCTCCGGCCTGGAATGGCCGTACCCGGCGGACGACGGCACTGGGCCCGTGGGATCACTCACCGGCGGGCTCGCCGACCGCCTGCGGCGCCGCGGGGGCCGCGCGACGGTGACCTCCGCCCAGGACGGCCGACCGGTCGACACCCTGTCCTTCGCGGTGACCGTGGAACGGGCGGCCGCGGGGCTGAGCCGCCGCGGGATGTGCCCCGGTGACGTCGTGGGGGTGCTGGCACCGGTCTCACCGGAACGGCACACCGCCGTCTACACCGTGATGGCCGTCGGCGGGATCGCGCTCCCGCTGGAGCTCACCTCGGACCTGGAGACCCTGATCGAGGTCCTCACCCGGACCGATGTCCGGCTGCTCCTGGTGTCCGTCCCCTTCGCGGGGATCGCGCTGGAGCTGGCCGACCGCTCCCGGGTGCGGCAGATCATCGCCTTCGGCGACGCGCCCGACACCACGCCGTTCGGCGAACTGCTGCTGCCCAGCCCCGACGGCAGCGGCTACGACCCCACGCGCGGCCTGTTCGACAACGGGATCCTCGCCTACCAGGGGGCCGCCGACAACGTCCTCACCACCCTGCACAGCCACACCGACCTACTGGGCACGTTCCGCCGGCTGTCCGCCGACCTCGCGCTGACCCCCGAGGACACCGTCGCCGCCGACCCGCACATGCCCGAACCGGTGCGGTCCGCCCTCGTCGCGGTCGCGCTGTGGAACGGGGCGTCCGTGGTCACAACGACGAGCGAGACCGAGGCCGACATGCGCGAGGACCTCAAGGCCTTCGACGTCACCGTGCACGGCTCCCCGGTCCCCGCACGGGTGTAA
- a CDS encoding ATP-binding protein: protein MTDSQRLQEYAAADPFDAPTLEATEFAEPATDHTVWSCVGNLTAVRSIRARVRDFLTGTNIPVPLLDDAELAASELATNALLHSRSGQVGGVMTLFIRRDSERVRVAVADQGEKRDGTTADGATREGHGDYGRGKLIIESCTSRSGEYRTDSTHVAWFEIDLPDRGDPLSAL, encoded by the coding sequence ATGACCGATTCGCAGCGACTCCAGGAGTACGCCGCTGCCGACCCCTTCGACGCGCCCACGCTGGAGGCGACCGAGTTCGCCGAACCGGCCACCGACCACACGGTGTGGAGCTGCGTCGGCAATCTGACCGCCGTCCGTTCCATCCGCGCCCGGGTGCGCGACTTTCTGACCGGGACGAACATCCCCGTCCCCCTCCTCGACGACGCCGAGCTCGCCGCCAGCGAACTGGCCACCAACGCGCTGCTGCACTCGCGCTCCGGCCAGGTCGGCGGCGTGATGACGCTGTTCATCCGGCGCGACAGCGAGCGCGTCCGCGTCGCCGTCGCGGACCAGGGAGAGAAGCGCGACGGCACCACGGCCGACGGCGCCACCCGCGAAGGGCACGGCGACTACGGCCGCGGCAAGCTGATCATCGAGAGCTGCACGTCGCGCAGCGGCGAGTACCGTACCGACAGCACCCACGTGGCCTGGTTCGAGATCGACCTGCCGGACCGCGGCGATCCCCTGTCGGCCCTCTGA
- the secA2 gene encoding accessory Sec system translocase SecA2, with amino-acid sequence MAETVRRMLGKPGAVDLRPYTKLLQSIEAREPELRELSDAELTDKATELGNAELPYDRGDLIELCAVGREAARRTLGERPFDVQLLGVMALLDGHIAEMATGEGKTLAGALAAAGFALRGQRVHVLSVNDYLARRDAEWMRPLYDLLGVAVAWIGEESTTAQRRLAYSADITYASVSELGFDMLRDRMATDTDQRVVQEAGVALIDEADSVLVDEARVPLVLAGAAESSEADEEMAELVRTLKPGIHYEIDSDGRNVQLTDAGIDTVERALGDIDLYSEDDTSVLPRVNLALHAHVLLQRDVHYVVRDGGVRLVNESRGRIALLQRWPDGLQAAVEAKEKVAVSETGEVLDSITVQALALRYPTLCGMTGTAMSVADQLREFYELEVAVIPPNKPNIRVDDATRLYATREEKEDALVDEVTEVHATGRPVLIGTQDVAESELLAKRLADEGLECVVLNAKNDADEASIIAEAGKYGAITVSTQMAGRGTDIRLGGSDMSDRDRVVEAGGLYVMGFGRYPSSRLDDQLRGRAGRQGDPGGTLFFVSVEDDLVANNAPETSGYRPEADGEITDPSWLSTVDHAQRVSEGQLLDIHRNTWRYNKLIDVQRSVVLEHRESVLTENLADRQLAVDCPAQHGDLVEEVGKDEVARAARLITLYHLDRGWTDHNAFLAELREGIHLRFLGRRDPLDEFNRDAVPAFKGFLDEARTRAAETFAETEVVDGKIDVAAVGVKRPSMTWTYMVHDHPFSTDFETVVGRLKGARRGEES; translated from the coding sequence ATGGCTGAAACCGTCCGCCGGATGCTGGGCAAGCCCGGCGCGGTGGACCTGCGGCCCTATACCAAGCTTTTGCAATCGATCGAGGCCCGTGAGCCCGAGCTGCGCGAACTGAGCGACGCCGAGCTCACCGACAAGGCCACCGAGCTCGGCAACGCCGAGCTTCCCTATGACCGGGGCGATCTGATCGAGCTGTGCGCGGTGGGCCGCGAGGCCGCGCGGCGGACGCTCGGCGAACGTCCCTTCGACGTCCAGCTGCTCGGCGTGATGGCGCTCCTCGACGGACATATCGCCGAGATGGCCACCGGCGAGGGCAAGACCCTGGCCGGGGCGCTGGCCGCCGCCGGGTTCGCGCTGCGCGGCCAACGCGTGCACGTCCTCAGCGTCAACGACTACCTGGCCCGGCGCGACGCCGAGTGGATGCGCCCGCTGTACGACCTCCTCGGCGTCGCTGTCGCCTGGATCGGCGAGGAGTCCACCACCGCGCAGCGCCGCCTCGCCTACTCCGCCGACATCACCTACGCCTCCGTCAGCGAGCTGGGCTTCGACATGCTGCGCGACCGCATGGCCACCGACACCGACCAGCGGGTCGTCCAGGAGGCCGGCGTCGCGCTCATCGACGAGGCCGACTCGGTCCTGGTCGACGAGGCCCGGGTGCCGCTGGTGCTGGCCGGTGCGGCGGAGAGCTCCGAGGCCGACGAGGAGATGGCCGAGCTCGTCCGCACGCTCAAGCCCGGGATCCACTACGAGATCGACAGCGACGGCCGCAACGTCCAGCTCACCGACGCGGGCATCGACACCGTGGAGCGCGCCCTCGGCGACATCGACCTGTACTCCGAGGACGACACCTCCGTTCTGCCGCGGGTCAACCTGGCCCTGCACGCCCATGTGCTGCTCCAGCGCGACGTCCACTACGTCGTGCGCGACGGCGGGGTCCGCCTGGTCAACGAGTCGCGGGGCCGCATCGCGCTGCTCCAGCGCTGGCCCGACGGCCTGCAGGCGGCGGTCGAGGCCAAGGAGAAGGTCGCGGTCAGCGAGACCGGCGAGGTGCTCGACTCGATCACCGTGCAGGCGCTGGCCCTGCGCTACCCGACCCTCTGCGGCATGACCGGCACCGCCATGTCCGTCGCCGACCAGCTCCGCGAGTTCTACGAGCTCGAGGTCGCGGTCATCCCGCCGAACAAGCCGAACATCCGCGTCGACGACGCCACCCGCCTCTACGCCACGCGCGAGGAGAAGGAGGACGCCCTCGTCGACGAGGTCACCGAGGTGCACGCCACCGGGCGGCCCGTCCTCATCGGCACCCAGGACGTCGCCGAATCCGAGCTGCTGGCCAAGCGCCTGGCCGACGAAGGCCTGGAGTGCGTGGTCCTCAACGCCAAGAACGACGCCGACGAGGCCTCCATCATCGCCGAGGCCGGGAAGTACGGCGCGATCACCGTCTCCACCCAGATGGCGGGCCGCGGCACCGACATCCGCCTGGGCGGAAGCGACATGAGCGACCGCGACCGCGTGGTGGAGGCCGGCGGCCTGTACGTCATGGGCTTCGGCCGCTACCCCAGTAGCCGTCTCGACGACCAGCTGCGCGGCCGCGCCGGACGCCAGGGCGACCCCGGCGGTACGCTCTTCTTCGTCAGCGTCGAGGACGACCTCGTGGCCAACAACGCCCCGGAGACCTCCGGGTACCGGCCGGAGGCCGACGGGGAGATCACCGACCCGAGCTGGCTGAGCACGGTCGACCACGCCCAGCGGGTGTCCGAGGGGCAGCTGCTGGACATCCATCGCAACACCTGGCGCTACAACAAGCTGATCGACGTCCAGCGCAGCGTCGTACTGGAGCACCGCGAGTCCGTGCTCACGGAGAACCTGGCCGACCGGCAGCTGGCCGTGGACTGCCCGGCCCAGCACGGCGATCTCGTGGAGGAGGTCGGCAAGGACGAGGTCGCGCGCGCCGCCCGGCTGATCACGCTGTACCACCTCGACCGCGGCTGGACCGACCACAACGCGTTCCTCGCCGAGCTGCGGGAGGGCATCCACCTGCGCTTCCTGGGGCGCCGCGACCCGCTCGACGAGTTCAACCGCGACGCCGTCCCGGCCTTCAAGGGCTTCCTGGACGAGGCGCGCACCCGGGCGGCCGAGACGTTCGCCGAGACCGAGGTCGTCGACGGGAAGATCGATGTCGCCGCCGTCGGCGTCAAGCGCCCGTCCATGACGTGGACCTACATGGTGCACGACCACCCGTTCAGCACCGACTTCGAGACCGTGGTCGGCCGCCTCAAGGGCGCCCGGCGCGGCGAGGAGTCCTAG